Proteins found in one bacterium genomic segment:
- a CDS encoding geranylgeranylglycerol-phosphate geranylgeranyltransferase — MTKFRAFVELARPTNMLLVFAAVVFGTALALPPGACPTSGWWEALGPLLAAAVALSLVAAGGYALNDRMDLAIDRINRPERPLPAGHLSPRSAVVFCVCAWAAAIGLTFFGPPSGYIIVPFCILLSVIYAMRLKHTGLAGNLAVALMTSLALAYGATAAGGLDRVIPLAALAFLVNLSREIFKDVEDLPGDAEAGARTLAVRLGEGPTRLIGASVAFAVTPALALFHFFDRLAWVDALAVAVGMALPLVVIGVYGLSRTGEAGRVQRWLKASMFCGLVTLLLGRTVYWLAASGRLG, encoded by the coding sequence GTGACGAAATTCAGGGCCTTCGTGGAACTGGCGCGGCCGACCAACATGCTGCTCGTGTTCGCCGCCGTCGTTTTCGGCACCGCCCTGGCCCTGCCACCCGGCGCGTGCCCGACATCCGGTTGGTGGGAAGCCCTCGGCCCGCTGCTTGCCGCCGCGGTCGCCCTGAGCCTCGTCGCCGCGGGGGGGTACGCCCTCAACGACCGGATGGACCTCGCCATTGATCGGATCAACCGCCCGGAGCGCCCCCTGCCGGCGGGACACCTCTCGCCGCGCTCCGCCGTCGTTTTCTGCGTCTGCGCCTGGGCCGCGGCAATCGGGCTGACCTTCTTCGGCCCCCCGTCGGGGTACATCATCGTCCCCTTCTGCATCCTCCTTTCCGTCATTTACGCCATGCGCCTCAAGCACACCGGTCTCGCCGGGAACCTGGCGGTGGCGCTGATGACATCATTGGCCCTGGCCTACGGCGCCACGGCGGCGGGCGGGTTGGACCGCGTCATCCCCCTGGCCGCCCTGGCCTTTCTGGTGAACCTCTCCCGGGAGATTTTCAAGGACGTGGAGGACCTCCCAGGGGACGCCGAGGCCGGCGCGCGTACGCTGGCGGTGCGCCTGGGCGAGGGTCCCACGAGGCTCATCGGCGCCTCGGTCGCCTTCGCCGTGACGCCGGCCCTGGCGCTCTTCCATTTCTTCGACCGTCTCGCCTGGGTAGACGCCCTGGCAGTCGCCGTCGGGATGGCGCTGCCCCTCGTCGTCATCGGCGTCTACGGTCTTTCTCGGACGGGGGAGGCCGGGAGGGTGCAGCGCTGGTTGAAGGCTTCGATGTTCTGCGGCCTCGTGACCCTCCTCCTGGGTCGGACGGTTTACTGGCTCGCGGCGTCCGGT